GTACAGGGATTCAATATCTGGCGTTCCGAGGAGAATGATTTCAGCACAGCGATTCAGGTTAATCCCGAGGAGCTTATTTCTGGAACTAATACCAGCACAGAGCATACATATACATATCATGATGAGACAATAGGATATGAAGAACTGCACGCTGGAGATATTTATTATTACTGGCTTGAAGTTGTAGACCTTGGTGGCACCTCATCCTATTCAGATGCATTTGAATTCGTTGTCCCGGATAACTATGAACCACCTGTCCCACCAGAACTTCCATTAAAGATTGGTCTGTATCAGAATTGTCCTAACCCATTCAATCCGACATTTGGAAAGACCAAGATATGCTTCTACCTTGAAGAAGGAACCAATGCTAATGTAGAAATAAAGGTATACAATATCAAAGGTGAACTTGTAAAGACTATCTGGAATAGATATACAGAATTTGAGAAGCATCCAGTTCCCGCTGTCTGGGATGGCTGTGATGAGAATGGAAGACAACAGGCTTCTGGTCTCTACTTCTACAGAATGCAGGTTGATGGTAAGGATAAAGAGATAAAGAAGCTGCTTTTGATTAAATAAAGAATTTCAAACTTCTATTAAACCCGAGTCAGGTTTGCTTGCAAGCCTGATTCGGGTTTTTTTAAATAATTTCAGCAGACTGGACTTCACACCGAATTTATTCGTGGTGGAGTTCAGAATGCATAGCCGTTAAATAGTAATATCATTTAATGCAACAAGATGCTTGTGGTAACTTAAGTCCAGTATCTCCGCCATTCGGCGGATCCCCTGAACTCAAGTCTCAGCAGACTGGACTTCATCCCGATTTACCTGTCCTGTGAAATCTCTTTTTTCTATTTCACTTAGGATCGGGATGGAGTTCAGAATGCGTAATTCGTCTCAAGTCCAGTTTCGCTTCCCTCCCCTGAACTCGAGTCTTCAGAATACGAGACACAAGCAAGTCCACATCGTCGCGGCATTGCTTTGCTCCCCCGATATGGTTTACCCCGTCCCGAATGCTTTCGGGACTGGGGTCATTCCCTACTAAATACTGCCCGCCCTGTGTAATTGCTTTGCACCACTTCGTGGATTACACTGGGCAAGCATTTTACCCTGTGAGATATTATATTGCCTATTTGTTTCTCTCATCCTTCATTAAGTTTTATCTCACAGGGTGAACAGGGTAAACTTCCCTGCGGCGTAAACTTACGAGCTGATTTTCGCTACCTTCCAATGAATTATAAAATTTGACAATAAAAAATTTAATAATTTTAATTGTTTTATCTGAGTTCTCACTTCTGAGATGAAAACATCTAATATTTTCTGTAAAAGTATAAGAAATGAATTTATGAAAATCTATCTTGATATAAATATTTATAATAGATAATTTGATGATAAAAGTCAAATTAAAATTAAACTTGAGACACAAGCAATTGAACTCATCTTTAGTTTAATTGAGATGAACAAAATTAAAGTAATTTGGTCTTCTATTCTGAGTTATGAGAATTCATTGAATCCCTACGAAATAAGAAAGAATAATATAGAAAAAATGAAACAACTTTGTGTTAGTAATATCAACACGAATAATGAAATACTTGCTTTTGCAGAAAAGTTAGAGAAGGATTACAATTTCAAACCAATAGATGCTTCTCATATCGCAGTTGCCGAATTATCTAAATGTGATTATTTTGTTACTTGTGATAATTTTGTTGTTAGAAGGGCAAAAAAGGTTCAAGAACTAACAGTTAAAATAATAAATCCTATTAACCTTTTAAGAAAGGAGTTTTTAGATGAAACAGAATCTATCTGATATAGAATTATATAATAAAGGATTTTATCTATTACTAAAAAATTTAGGGTATACTAATACTATCCGGTTTGTTAGCAAAATCTCTGAAAGTAAAGATGATTACCTAAAAATAAAAGAAAATATATTTAAAAACAAGACCATTAAGGAGATTTTTACAGAATCCTCTAAATTTAATGAATAAAATAAGATTAGCAAAGCATAACTTTGGCTTGACAGAATAATCTTTGTATTATTGAATAATTTCAACATTTAGTAGTTTAATCCTAATCAAAATTAAGAATTATTTGAAGATATAAACCAATTATAATTTGACAACAATATTCTCTATTTTTTGAATTAAAACATGAAAATAAAAATAATAAAAAACAGCATTATTAAGAGAGTTATAAATTCTAATAAAGAAATTACTCCTCTTGAAATAATTAAAACGGAAAAAATAAGCTCAAAATATATTATTACAGCTGCAAAGATAAATAATAGGATTGTAAGTTTAGAAAAGACAATTGAAGCAGACTGCACACTTGAAATCTTAGATATTAGCACCAAAGAAGGAATGAGAGTTTATCAAGATTCTCTGTCTATGGTTCTGATTCGTGCTGCGCATGAACTTTTTGAAAATGTTCAAGTTGAGGTTAAACATTCACTTGCTGATGGATATTACATTGAAACCTTTTCAAGATTTCTTCTTACTGAAAGTGATGCTGCAAAATTGAAAAGAAAAATACGAGAATTAATCAATAATGATGAAAAATTCGTTATGAATGAAGTTAATCTACAGGAAGCTCTAAAGATTTTTGCCAATGATAATATCAAATTAAATTTCCTTAAATACTATAGTGATAAAAAAATTTTAATATATCAATTTGGAGAGATTTGTGACTTTTTCAATGGTCCGCTTGTGCCATCTTCTGGTTATTTACAATTATTTGATTTGAAATATGTTCCTCCGGGAATAGTGCTTCGATTTCCCAAAGTTGACAATCCAGATAGGATTGGGAAATTCCAGAGTCAACCAAATCTTCTAAAAATTTTTACTGAATACGAACGTTGGGGAAACATTCTTAACTTATCTTATGTTTCAACTTTAAACCAAAAAGTTGAAGAGTTTCAGATTGATGAAATCATTCAGGTTTCAGAAGCCCTTCACG
This Candidatus Cloacimonadota bacterium DNA region includes the following protein-coding sequences:
- a CDS encoding PIN domain-containing protein, coding for MNPYEIRKNNIEKMKQLCVSNINTNNEILAFAEKLEKDYNFKPIDASHIAVAELSKCDYFVTCDNFVVRRAKKVQELTVKIINPINLLRKEFLDETESI